CTCGGTATATTGCAAAAAGGGTATGCATTACGAGGCTTTATCCGTTCAAGATAGGATGGAGAGAAGTGGTGTTGCTCCTGATATCGTCACTTATAACTCGCTCATACATGGGTTTAGTAGAGAAGGTAGAATGAGAGAGGCGACGAGGCTGTTTCGGGAGATTAAAGGAGTTGTTACTGCTAACCATGTTACTTATACTACTTTGATTGATGGGTATTGTAGAATGAATGACATTGATGAAGCTTTGAGGTTACGTGAGGTAATGGAGTCAAGAGGGTTTTGTCCTGGAGTTGTGACTTATAACTCGATTCTACGTAAGTTATGTGAAGATGGAAGAATACGAGAATCTACCGGCTTTTGACTGAGATGAGTGGGAAAAAGATAGAACCTGATAATATCACTTGCAATACTTTGATCAACGCATATTGCAAAATCGGGGACATGGTATCTGCAGTGaaggtaaagaagaagatgattgaatCGGGGCTAAAGCTTGACATGTATTCATACAAAGCATTGATTCACGGGTTTTGTAAAGTGCTGGAACTGGACAATGCAAAGGAGGAAATGTTCACTATGCTAGAGAAAGGCTTGTCTCCAGGATATTCAGCCTATTCTTGGCTCGTTGATGGATTTTATAACCAGAACAAGCAAGAAGAAATCGTAAAACTCCCAGAGGAGTTTGAGAAAAGAGGTCTTTGCCTTGATGTTGCTCTATACAGAGGATTAATAAGAAGGATTTGTAAGTTAGAACAGGTGAATTACGCCAAAGTGTTGTTCGAGTCAATGGAAAAGAAGGGTTTGATGGGAGATAGCGTAATATACACTAGCATGGCTTATGCGTATTGGAGAACAGGGAATGTCACTGAAGCTTCTGCTTTGTTCGATACAATGTATAATCGACGGTTGATGGTAAACTTGAAACTGTATAAATCCATCAGTGCCTATTACGCTGGTGATAAAGATGTTTTGAAGTTCTTTTGGAGTCATGTAGGTGATAGATGTCTTATATCGAAGAGTATCTTACAAGAAATGAACAGAAGTGAGGTCTTGTGAAGTTAACTAGTGAGTGCCTGTATAAGCTCAGTACTGATCATGATCAATGTTGACAGATCAAATTTTATGATGAATCATTTTCTCACCTAATGTTTTGAAGAGGCTTTGAGATTCCTATGTTGAGCAATGTAGTTAGCAAGCTTAGTAAGCTCAATGTGTAAGTCAGAAAAAAGCTTCAGCGTGTAATTATCTAATCCATCAATTTTAACTGGATTCAAACTTGTAATAGTAATGCTgaattaatcaaatcaaaacagtACTAAAACTTAAAAGACGAGATCACAAATCATTAGAACGAGTCAATCGAGCTAAAAATATCCCATATAACTCTGATCTGAACTAAATACGGATTAATCATCATAATCTCCACTTGACCCGGAACACCTCATATTACCAACACTTTAATGACAAGTGTCAGAAAATGAAAGCTTCATGGGACCTATATAAACAATGGAACCTTTAGAGGAAACACTTAACTCAATTCAAATCCTACAATCTCACtttaatttgaaaacaaaacttatctTTCTCTTAACCAAGCTATTTGAAAATGTCAAGCAACCAGAACATTAGCTTCCAAGCCGGCCAGGCCAAAGGTCAAACTCAGGTAATCCTAAATTACTTCAACTATGATATTATTACAAGAGCTGATTCATAATTAATAGGGATCtcttcaagtaaaaaaaaaaaactttttaacatgcattaatataattatttgttattaactGGTGTTCAGGAGAAGGCTAGCACCATGATGGACAAGGCTAGCAACGCTGCCCAATCTGCCAAGGAGTCCCTCCAAGAGGTTTGTAAAATTCATATAGTTTTCATGAATTAGAATAGATCCCacctaaataaaaatattaagtaagtaTTCTTATGTAAATAATAACTTGGAATTAAATTGTTTCATACAGACGGGCCAGCAGATCAAGGAGAAGGCACAAGGAGCTACCGAATCAGTGAAGAATGCCACCGGCATTAACAAATGAAGACAATATCATTCCATTTCCATgatgcaactttttttttgacgaataaaaacaataattcattttttgaaCCTAAAGATTAGGTTTAATAGTTTGATTATTCAGActgttgatttttaaaaaatatatatattactacttGTAATGGTTTTTGCTTCTGTTTGTTTTCTCATGATCATGTATTCTTTGTGATCCTTTctcatttttgattttctctcaTAAATTAGCATAGAAATTGAaacattatttgattaattatgcaacttttagttaatttgctTGCCTGAAATAAAAAAACCacccaaaattttatcaaaccaaactgatttaggtgttgactggttctcccgctacctcccgcaaacgctgcgtttgcgggtggtagcggttgctagcgattggaaccaatcacacactacaagaaaacatggaatcgCCGATTACAAAACAGTCACTATTCAGTCGCACATTACTTAGTAACGACTGATTGGCGACTGACATGCGTAGTCGGTAAACAGTGCGTCGCTAAAATAATCAGTCGCTAAACAGTCGAAATGGAGCTATtaattggcgactgataattGTGGTCGTTCTTCCCTCGCCAAACAGTCACTAAATTTAGCAACTGAATTGCAACGCTTTAGCGATTGAtctggttactcatttgcgactgttttggttactgTTTTGTGTATGTTTCGGTGACTGTTTGACGACtatttaattatcatgtttttaaaaaatgaattatttgattttataataccAAAACTGACTATGAAAACcataactaaaacataacaaacatgaaattaaacaaacataaaattaaacaaaaacataagtttAATTTTACATCCAACATAAGTTCAAGAAAACATCCAAGAGTACAAGtcgcaaatattacaaaagttttcataaacaTGAGGGAAGGAGGGATAGTGAAGGAACCTAACTTTGAACATCAGAAGGGTTTGGATCATTGGTTTGAGACTCTaggaagaaaaacatatttggGGTCACTTCCCGGTAACCAGGAGGAATTGAAAGCTTCAGCATCCTTTTCAATcctatcttcatcatcttcccgTCACTGCTTGGTGCGTTTTTCCCAAAGATGGTTGAGTTCTCTCCCACAATAACACTGGAGAAACCAAACGGATTATTATTAGCAATCAAAagtcataaaaaatatatatacaaagttttgttttggtgttaaGCGCTTCACGCAGAATCATTGCTAATTGCCTTATGAAGACAAAAGCATGCTAATATGATGCAGAGATATATGTGCTGATAAGCTCAATGAAGCAGTTACCAGATATATGTGCcttataaagttttgttttggtccTCATGTACAAAGACACCAAAACGAGACCTGCACCACATCAATGATTCTAAGAACCATCATTAGTTTTTTAAGTCTGAAATAACAACCAAAGTTCAAACCATAAATCCCACATGTATCAATCttaaaatccaagtgaaaaaGCTTCATACGTTGTCAGCAAATCACTAGAATACATGTGTGATTACCAACTTTAGTTCCTTTCCTCATCCTCTTCTacaattaaaaaccaaaccaaaggaaataaaaaaacaatcacaaaaagTAACCCTAAATTTCTCAACTTTAAGCGTTAAGAAACTCCATTCGTTAAGCTTAATCAAAGCTTGCTTCCTCATTCCCACATCCCCAATCTTCATATTATCTTTACAAACTTTATCACTAGGCTTCAAGACAACAAATACCTCATCTGAAATCTACAAAATCAAGCTCTTAAACAAAAACTTCATCATTAAAGATGGAGATTAAGAGGCGGAGTTGAGGAATTACCATGGGTGATTCTGGGTTTCTATAGAAACAGATTTTGTGTAGTAGAGATAGCCAGATCTGGAGTTAAGGTGACAAGAAATGGTGGAAGATGTGGAAGCAGAACGAGGTTCAGTTGAATCGAGTGGGTTTGGTGGTAGCTGCGGCGGAGGAAGACGACAAGAAGATAAGAGAGAGGAAATCTGGAGACGATGAGAAGAGGAGATCTGAAGAGGAAAGGAGATTTAGAGACATAGAGGGGAGAGAAGATCTCGAGAACTTAAGccatgttctatttttttttttatttagattcaCAAAAATGTAAACCTAAATaaaaacatctttttgttttgggttttagtCGTTTGGTTATAGCCCAAATGGTTTAAGGcctaaattaaatatatcagTCGTTAATGAGTAGCTGCTTAGTCGTAATGTTTGGCGATTGTCAAATTGGTTTcgaaattagttttaaattggCGACTAAACTGCAACATTATGCATCAGTTTCGAATTAGCGTGTACTAGGCgactaatttattttagtagccATTCAATAGCAAAACAATCGCAATGCAGTTGCTAAATTTAGCTACTGCTTTTTAAGTCGCAACTTGCAGTCGGCAattctatgttttcttgtagtgacataAAACGCTCCCAATCGCTCTTAATCGCTCCCAACCGCTTCAAACctctgaattccaaaagctgcttcccgcaagcgtttgcggttgcgggcgattgcggttagatatttttttatttttataaaaaacttaaaagaaatcaatgataatgatttttttttgtgttatatctTATATCTAACCATTTACTcattaaggatgggagaaaatgaagtacggatacgattacatagattataaaataaacaattagaagaaaataatattctaactaacaataacccggaaaacttgatgtaaatttaatgacacatcgcacataagtttaaaaaaatctaaataaatataatatttcatcagaaattttaaaaaaataagattattttgaAACATTACAGTGAAAATAACTAATTGAGACCAACAAATTGGTACCCGTAAAACTCTATACCGGCTCTGACTAtaccaaaacaatttttttttgtggtttttaaattttgtttttgttacaatCAGAAGCAGCCTAATTTTTTGCGGGTGACAACTTGATTTTTGGCTATGGCTTAGTTTTGGttagcgttttttttttgagctctgatagtaccaaaacaaaaaaaagctttggcTCTAattataccaaaacaaaacttttacaCAGATGAAGTTAGACAAAATATTTTCGTCACTTATATtatactagatgaggacccgcctGATCTACGtgtttaaatttttctaaattaaattaaatttaataaaaatatattaaaatttgttgtatgttatttctaaattttacttttattataatacattgatttatatcgatttacaaattttttatgtatgttactattaaaagtgtattttttacatataaatatactttatattacaaatatattctttatcaccacctaaaaaatgtctatatgaacacattaagccaactattttactttcacttctgcatagttttttaattattacaattatttgctcaaaaaacatttgaataaaaatatattacataatatactaatcaatgatatatcatcacgataatgtatgaccaccatggaaaAACCTCGGCTTCGTCCTCATCCCTTATAGAGAGAAcgttgcgtccaacctcctccaccatgcaGAGAACCTTGGTTACACCTTCTTCCCTTGTGGAGATAACTTTGCGCCCAACCTCCTTCACCTCTCTTGGGGAGATTACCTtctgtccaaccttctccaccatagagagaacctcggctctgccttcctcctgtgtggagagaacatgttaacgtatttttgctatctcaaaatggctttcTCCAACAACCaattaaagtaaaaacatttttctaatattacaaaatcttttgatagtaactaatgttaaatttcttaatatattcGTGGAAGTAAAAAACTTAgcttatgtatttatatattacataatatactaatcagtgatgtattatcaaaataatgtatgaccaccatcgagaaaacctcggctccgccctcatcccttatggagagaaccttgtgtccaacctcctccactatggagaaaaccttggctccgccttccttctttagggagataaccttgcgtccaacctcctccaccttcctcccttgtggagataaccttgtgttcAACCTTCTCCCCCATAGAGAGAActtcggctctgccctcctcttgtgtggagagaaaatgttcacgtctttttgcaatctcaaaatggcttgatCCAACAACCAGTGAAAGTAAAAATCTTTTTCTAACgtcaaaaaatcttttgattgtaactaatattaaatttcccaatatatttgtggaagtgtctttgataCACCATGATATAGCATCTATCTATGTAcacctcaaccgccaccttgcttagtgagctcatgtccactctcagtccatgggcccaccttcatAAGTGGGCCCAACATCTACTCCCGGCCCGTAGACCTACCCATATTCGATGACCGATGTATTACGTTCGGGAGGCTTTTACAAACTTGTTTAttgaccctacaaatcaacaaatgatctttttatgtgttttgtcctcactcgcacagttctgacaatcacttctAGGAAgttcacccatcatgaagttctctcaggacccttaaccgaataataaatgtattttgatgacatatgtggccaaatcatttattttaaacctttccgTAAACCAGAGTGTCACAGTCTTTAAGCtcatatggatctatcaacaacgatttatgtttttccaatttatatatctatgtttgttgtaagcttgtggttttttttttgtgtgcacaTTGTacatagatccataggagcttaaAGACCGTGACACCCTGGTTTAcggaaaagttttaaaaaaatgatttggcTACATAGAttgatagattggaaaaacataaatcgcttctactcgttatctccctttgggattgaatgaataatgataataattatgtttgcaaaaaaaaaaggtttatgaccaacctaatcaaggttgagaaattagaaaaaaaataatttggtataactaaagaaacaatagaaaattataagcatgataatatatgaatccgtttgacaaaaaaaaagatagtatatgaatcccaaataatgcaaagacaaaaatataaattaaataaaacaatctaaaaatactataataaattttaaaatacagtgttagcaaaagaagacgcatatactaatcttttttttaggtTAACATATTAACCTTACCTATTCCCaattgaaaaaggagaaaatatgagaaaattttggtttaaaaaaataagaaaaatttatcttcccattaaaaaaaatttctagttAAATAAAGTTGAAACTAgtatttttgaattaattatttaaatatgcgACGATGTTTATATAGTAGTGAGTATTTACAGAATTTAGAATTGataattaacaatatattttccttaatctccttttctatattttttgtagaattaataactttaaattaaaaataagtaaataatattataatttcaaattttatgaaatatatatatatatatataatttccttataattatttttttttaaactttttattttttataaattatgtaatttttgataattatccttttacattattaatatttttaaaaacgaaatacatatatttttaatcaaattattaacttttacatGTCAAAATATGACAAGAAAACTATTCATATGTACTTTTATATGTCTTGTACAAAATCTCGATAGAGTCAACATCAACTCACAGATcgatatataataagaaaataagtttttctgttttaataaaCTGATTAGaagattataagaaaatattaacttCACAAACACAAAGGACATAAGGTTGATAAGAAAAGCGAGACAAGAATATCTCAAGTGTTCAAGAAAGAATAAATCCTTTTAGGACTAAAACTCAGAAGGCAACTTGGCATCTAAATACTGTGCAAAACCTTTCACTTTTTGGTAGGTAagaccatatatttataaataaagcCCACAAACTCGAGAAGCAAAAAGTGGTGAAATAGGCAGGGAAGATCAGATTTCAAGCTAACAACGAGAAAATGAGTCTGGACAGCAGTTCAATGGTCCCAGTTAACTCCGGGCTAGAGAATTTGAACTCTCCTGTTCTCTCTAAGATTTGTGCGTGGGGTGTAATGTTTGGGCTCTTTGCGGTTTCATTAATCGCTATGGCTTATGCTTGCTACCACAAGCAAAACGCTTCGAATTCTTGCATCGAAGAGCAAGAGAAACAAGGAAAGAAGCAAGTGTTGAAGCCATTAGATATGGAACCAAAGATTGTTGTTATAATGGCTAGTAATGATAACCCTACCTTCTTAGCCAAGCCAACCAAGATCAATGCATGACCAATATTGTCTAGAATAATCATGTCCAAAATCGCTAGATTTTTCTTCCGATATGTTTGTTCATTGGGTTCGATGCACATGACGCCACCATCTAACTTAACAtgtttgaagtacatttttgtgtcatcctctcttatctttgtatccaaacaagtcccaactaaattctctacaattattacaaccaaacacaattatttccttatttgataatattaatttcctaaaatttatatacctaatttaaattaatatgttagattaaactTTCGTTGACTTAGCCGTATAAGGCACGTCGTTAAATGATCTAACAGAATAATAACAAAGAAGAGGCTCGAACTGCTTACCTTAAAGCTCTAACTTATGAAGACGTGAAATAACCAGCTGACCTAAAGTGTTTTCTTGACATCTTTTACAAACGCATATAAGTATTTATACTCTGTGTCGCTTGAAGACTTCTTCTCCACCATTGGAAAGTGAAAGTCACCGTAATCTCCATTGATACACCCTGTTCACCGTAATTTGTATTGTGTGTCGATTTCAATCTCTTTGCATAATCGATTCACTATGTTCGTCGTACTCGTCTTTGTTAAAAGTTTCGATCTTTAAATCAGTTGCATACGACcatgaatttgaagaagaagactctagGCAACATACggatattttggtttttctatgcaaatagatgaatgcagactcaaacatgatatgatgcaaaaatttgaaataagaatcacagaaaacatcatcagatacatcatctcaaaccctcccccaaacttaaattacacagtcccttgtgtaagagaaatttgaagaaggatttgagaatcacaacaaaaccaatgcatgaatgaaatgTTATAGACAAAGGAatggtaggagtacctcagtagtaaaAGGAGGAGTCagtgctcgcccaaggaggagcgtgGTACTGACGTTGTCCCTCGCCTTGTTCAGGATCCGCAAGAGTGGCCTCAGCTGCTTGGTCGACTTTCTGCTCAACCGTTTGCGTGTTCTGATCAACGTTATGCTGGTCGTCGCACTGCATGTCTTCGATAAACGTTCTGCTCCATCTCATAGCCGCTAACCTCATGCCTCTGTTCCATTGGCTTCTTGCCACGAGATTTGTTTTTACTAGAGCGTTTCACTGCTCTGCTTGACTCAGCGCCTTGTCGGAGCTTGTACACGATGACGACATGTAGCAGTGGTGGTCCAGGATGTCGATCGAGTCGGTAGTTGAGAGAGGCGGATCGAGTCAAATTTTGCCATCGGTCAAGTCGCGTGAAGACGTAAAGATGAGAGAGGAGTTGGAGTTGCAGAGATCCAGTCGAGTCGACTTTGGAGCTTCGTAGCCGAGGTCGATCGAGTCGCAGTCTCCTGAGTCTGTCGAGTCAGAGCTCCTCTTTTGGTGCTTCATTCCACGTCTGTAAAACCCAACACACTGCTATttccattgtttttttctggtGCCTCTCGCAACTGccaacttgattttttttcttttccactttaGTTGTCCATATTCCCTTCTGCAGATTcctgaaaagaagaaaactaaaaacaaaaattaaaaacaccaaatcCTAAATTGTATTTACAGAGATAcatttgggacttcctcccaagtgaacttgtttaaagtctctgagcttgactttgcatactccttatgctttgggaggTTCATAGAGAGGTGATGAGCTCCCCTCTGGTACGTCTTGTCTAGCTAGATACTTCTTAACTTTCTGTCCAGGTTCAGCAACAGATGAACTGCTCTTCTTCAGTATTCCAAACCTCGGCCTTGCTTTTCTTAGAGAAGAAATTTTAACTTTACCCTCGAGCTGCATGATTtgcccactcatctccttcaccatggttGTTTACTCCCCC
The sequence above is a segment of the Camelina sativa cultivar DH55 chromosome 10, Cs, whole genome shotgun sequence genome. Coding sequences within it:
- the LOC109126975 gene encoding late embryogenesis abundant protein 2-like; its protein translation is MSSNQNISFQAGQAKGQTQEKASTMMDKASNAAQSAKESLQETGQQIKEKAQGATESVKNATGINK
- the LOC109126978 gene encoding protein GLUTAMINE DUMPER 7-like — its product is MSLDSSSMVPVNSGLENLNSPVLSKICAWGVMFGLFAVSLIAMAYACYHKQNASNSCIEEQEKQGKKQVLKPLDMEPKIVVIMASNDNPTFLAKPTKINA